The Primulina tabacum isolate GXHZ01 chromosome 16, ASM2559414v2, whole genome shotgun sequence genome window below encodes:
- the LOC142528262 gene encoding protein FAR1-RELATED SEQUENCE 5-like, with product MFCVGALNSEDGVLVNVAPLFAEKSETEPKVGMKFKSENEFFEFYKKYAYHVGFPVRKRTSQKNNEGVVTYVAFTCSREGRKSSNTSTTLKPQPTSQTGCKARLSACSDTAGVWSITGVHLEHNHQTSPSKSRVFRCYRQLDVHVKRQLEVNDIAGIPLHKSYNSVVVEAGGYEKMTFIEKDCRNYIDKVRKLRLGEGDAAAIQAYFSKMQSFSPGFFFSFDLDDEGRLKNVFWADNRCRQAYKEFGDVVTFDTTYLTNKYDMPFAPFVGVNHHGHSTLLGCGLLSNEDTETFVWLFRIWLECMEFEAPQGIITDQDRAIQNAIEVVFPKSKHRWCLWHILKKLPEKFGYHCQKASRLSSVHKLVYESQSSDEFEHGWFSMLDMYELKNNDWLIGLFRERSRWVPCFLKTSFWAGMSTTQRSEGMNAFFDGYVHSKTSLKQFVEQYERALRSKIEKEFQADFKSFSQMVPCVTRFDLERQFQSAFTIVKFKEFQQELTGKMYCDIESSDEGSFSTRYVVTEDFTVHERVKEKKFEIIFERDKCTFSCSCHLFEFRGIICRHAIAVLIRNKLSAVPEQYILRRWRKDVSRLYMRVKINYNGWITTPGQLNYEKLCKAFTDVADLAADNDDETQKLLEWIETKASDLAISKLGSGCGRNLISQLSMQVDHVDDATQVSTCKVLDPKYTKTKGAPKKLRKKGPLEKSSKKSKVSMISSKEKNSQPKKIQSSNVFIQPPDQNAVMTPLSFSQQLMGVHHHPWNIDYGVHLVSNYGGDRASTTPCSSRWSSNDDEVIGSMGVINYEAS from the exons ATGTTTTGTGTAGGTGCTTTAAATTCAGAAGATGGTGTTTTGGTGAATGTTGCACCTTTGTTTGCAGAAAAAAGTGAGACTGAGCCCAAGGttggaatgaaatttaaaagtgagaatgaattttttgaattttacaaGAAGTATGCATATCATGTTGGTTTTCCAGTTAGAAAAAGAACTTCACAGAAAAATAACGAAGGGGTTGTTACGTATGTTGCATTCACATGTAGCCGAGAAGGTCGTAAAAGTAGTAATACAAGCACTACACTGAAGCCCCAACCAACAAGTCAAACTGGTTGTAAAGCTAGGTTGTCAGCTTGTTCAGATACTGCAGGAGTATGGAGCATTACCGGTGTTCATCTCGAGCACAATCACCAAACTAGTCCATCCAAATCCAGAGTATTTCGATGCTATCGTCAATTGGATGTTCACGTGAAACGACAACTAGAGGTGAATGATATAGCAGGTATTCCTCTCCATAAAAGTTATAACTCAGTTGTCGTTGAAGCAGGTGGATATGAGAAGATGACTTTCATTGAAAAAGATTGTCGAAATTATATTGATAAGGTCAGAAAATTAAGACTTGGAGAAGGAGATGCAGCTGCTATTCAAGCTTATTTCTCCAAAATGCAGTCATTTTCTCCTGGTTTTTTCTTTAGCTTTGATTTGGATGATGAGGGTCGATTAAAAAATGTATTTTGGGCAGATAATAGATGTAGACAAGCTTATAAGGAATTTGGAGATGTAGTAACTTTTGATACAACATACTTAACTAACAAGTACGACATGCCATTTGCTCCTTTCGTCGGTGTAAATCATCATGGACACTCGACACTACTTGGGTGTGGTCTACTTTCTAATGAAGATACAGAGACATTTGTCTGGTTGTTTAGGATATGGCTAGAGTGCATGGaatttgaagcacctcaagggaTAATCACTGATCAAGACAGGGCAATTCAGAATGCCATAGAAGTTGTATTTCCTAAATCAAAACATAGGTGGTGTTTATGGCATATACTTAAGAAATTACCTGAAAAATTTGGATATCATTGTCAAAAGGCTTCCAGACTCTCGTCTGTACATAAATTGGTATATGAATCACAAAGTTCAGATGAGTTCGAACATGGTTGGTTTTCTATGCTTGATATGTATGAATTGAAAAATAATGATTGGTTGATCGGGCTTTTTAGAGAGAGAAGTCGTTGGGTTCCATGTTTTCTCAAAACATCATTTTGGGCCGGAATGTCAACAACCCAACGGAGTGAGGGTATGAATGCTTTTTTTGACGGGTATGTCCATTCAAAAACATCTTTAAAACAGTTTGTGGAGCAATATGAGCGAGCTCTGAGGAGTAAAATTGAGAAAGAGTTTCAAGccgattttaaatccttctCCCAGATGGTCCCTTGTGTTACTCGATTTGATTTGGAGAGGCAATTTCAAAGTGCTTTTACAATTGTAAAATTTAAAGAATTTCAACAAGAATTGACAGGAAAGATGTATTGTGACATTGAATCTAGTGATGAGGGGTCTTTCAGTACGAGATATGTTGTTACAGAAGATTTTACAGTACATGAGAGAGTTAAGGAAaaaaagtttgaaattatttttgagaGAGATAAATGCACATTTTCTTGTAGTTGTCATTTATTTGAGTTCAGGGGAATAATTTGTAGGCATGCTATTGCAGTTTTAATCCGTAACAAATTGTCGGCAGTTCCTGAGCAATATATACTTCGACGTTGGAGGAAAGATGTGAGTAGATTGTATATGAGAGTGAAGATCAATTATAATGGATGGATAACTACTCCTGGTCAACTAAATTATGAGAAGTTGTGCAAAGCATTTACAGATGTTGCAGATTTGGCTGCAGATAATGATGATGAAACTCAAAAGCTTCTCGAGTGGATTGAAACTAAAGCAAGTGATCTTGCTATATCAAAGTTGGGATCAGGTTGTGGTCGTAATTTGATATCACAACTGAGCATGCAAGTAGATCATGTTGATGATGCAACCCAAGTTTCTACTTGCAAAGTTCTTGACCCAAAGTACACTAAAACAAAAGGAGCCCCTAAGAAGCTTCGAAAGAAAGGTCCATTGGAGAAGTCTTCTAAGAAATCGAAG GTATCAATGATATCAAGCAAAGAAAAAAATTCTCaaccaaaaaaaattcaatccaGTAATGTGTTTATACAACCACCTGATCAAAATGCTGTGATGACTCCGCTCTCTTTCTCACAACAATTAATG GGTGTTCATCACCATCCTTGGAATATCGATTACGGAGTACATTTAGTATCCAACTACGGAGGTGATCGAGCATCGACAACACCATGCTCGTCAAGATGGAGTTCGAATGATGATGAAGTGATCGGATCTATGGGTGTAATAAATTATGAAGCAAGTTAA
- the LOC142529517 gene encoding putative late blight resistance protein homolog R1A-10 isoform X2, protein MAAYAALLALARSLQEILDLQQYVDPLHQEKIIYLHGIVDFIVSFLDNYSDKYHETRGGVGNEIRIAAYEAQDFMDSYYCSVLTTDDRSFSEANLDEVKLGRDLTMAFERIGFIWEEMIKMNNSDTARDLRSVSYSSHVDHSSTAKKMVLGFEDDLISIKERLYEDSTKLKIIPIVGMGGIGKTTLAKRAYDDSILAPHFDIYAWITISAEYQRGQILSRLLRNLKKLDKEQSHNQSDAALETLVYRNLRGRRYLIVIDDIWSTKAWDDFKMIFPDDDNRSRILLTTRILDVAVHLGSSDTPIHQMNCLNEDQSWELLQERVFGQQSCPLQLVEVGTKIAKNCGGLPLTIVVVAGLLLSSGNVMREEVWENVSENISSREPTIAIQCSKILCFSYDRLPLRLKPCFLYVAAFPEDSEIDVSKLIKLWVAEGFLKPNEQFKWLEDVGERYLEDLVNRSLLLVSKKGPDGKLETVGIHDMLREICITKAEEEEFLYHVSSKTNSGTEFVENPYRRLRIHCTKDFQEWKILDSSVRSVLLFSAKYQMPRIDLRSRHVGVLDAPRVTWPKLSHVISTFVNLRSCS, encoded by the exons ATGGCTGCTTATGCTGCTCTTCTTGCTCTTGCTCGATCTTTGCAAGAGATCTTGGATCTTCAACAGTATGTCGATCCTCTTCACCAAGAAAAAATCATTTATCTCCATGGAATAGTTGATTTTATAGTCAGTTTCCTTGATAATTATTCAGATAAGTATCACGAAACACGGGGTGGCGTGGGAAACGAAATTAGAATAGCTGCGTATGAAGCTCAAGATTTCATGGATTCGTATTATTGTTCGGTATTAACTACTGATGATAGGAGTTTTTCAGAGGCAAATCTCGACGAGGTGAAGTTGGGTCGAGACTTAACCATGGCCTTTGAAAGGATTGGTTTTATTTGGGAAGAGATGATTAAGATGAACAACAGTGACACGGCAAGAGATCTCCGATCCGTATCTTATTCTTCTCATGTTGATCATTCATCCACTGCAAAAAAAATGGTATTGGGATTTGAAGATGACTTGATCTCAATCAAAGAACGGTTGTACGAAGATTCAACTAAACTCAAAATTATCCCAATTGTTGGGATGGGAGGAATCGGGAAGACGACTCTAGCTAAAAGAGCTTATGATGATTCAATTCTTGCTCCGCATTTTGATATCTATGCATGGATCACAATTTCTGCAGAGTATCAAAGAGGACAAATTCTTTCAAGACTTCTTCGTAACTTGAAGAAACTCGATAAGGAACAATCTCATAATCAGAGTGATGCTGCATTGGAAACACTGGTGTACCGAAATCTCAGGGGTAGGCGGTATCTCATTGTGATTGATGATATTTGGAGTACGAAGGCTTGGGATGATTTTAAGATGATATTTCCAGATGATGACAATAGAAGTAGGATCTTGTTAACTACTAGAATATTGGATGTGGCTGTTCACTTGGGATCTTCTGATACTCCAATTCACCAAATGAACTGTTTAAATGAAGATCAGAGTTGGGAACTACTTCAAGAAAGGGTTTTTGGACAACAATCTTGTCCTCTCCAACTGGTGGAAGTCGGGACGAAGATTGCAAAAAATTGTGGGGGACTTCCCCTTACCATCGTGGTGGTTGCAGGACTACTTCTTTCTTCAGGCAACGTGATGAGGGAAGAAGTGTGGGAAAATGTTTCTGAAAATATAAGTTCTAGAGAGCCTACAATTGCCATTCAGTGCTCAAAGATACTGTGTTTTAGTTATGATCGGTTACCTCTTCGACTAAAACCATGCTTCCTATACGTAGCAGCTTTTCCTGAAGATTCTGAAATTGATGTTTCTAAGCTAATCAAGTTGTGGGTTGCTGAGGGATTTCTGAAACCAAATGAGCAGTTCAAATGGTTGGAAGATGTGGGGGAACGTTATTTGGAGGATCTGGTGAACAGAAGTTTGCTGTTAGTGAGCAAGAAAGGGCCTGACGGGAAACTCGAAACTGTTGGAATCCATGATATGTTGAGGGAGATTTGCATAACAAAAGCTGAAGAAGAGGAGTTTCTTTATCATGTGTCATCCAAAACCAATTCCGGAACAGAATTTGTAGAGAATCCATATCGCCGCCTAAGAATTCATTGCACGAAGGATTTTCAAGAATGGAAAATCCTAGATTCGAGCGTGCGTTCGGTTCTACTTTTCTCCGCGAAATATCAGATGCCAAGAATAGATCTAAGGTCTAGGCACGTCGGTGTCTTGGATGCACCCCGAGTAACTTGGCCGAAATTGTCACATGTAATCTCTACATTCGTCAATTTAAG GAGTTGTTCATGA
- the LOC142529517 gene encoding putative late blight resistance protein homolog R1A-3 isoform X1: MAAYAALLALARSLQEILDLQQYVDPLHQEKIIYLHGIVDFIVSFLDNYSDKYHETRGGVGNEIRIAAYEAQDFMDSYYCSVLTTDDRSFSEANLDEVKLGRDLTMAFERIGFIWEEMIKMNNSDTARDLRSVSYSSHVDHSSTAKKMVLGFEDDLISIKERLYEDSTKLKIIPIVGMGGIGKTTLAKRAYDDSILAPHFDIYAWITISAEYQRGQILSRLLRNLKKLDKEQSHNQSDAALETLVYRNLRGRRYLIVIDDIWSTKAWDDFKMIFPDDDNRSRILLTTRILDVAVHLGSSDTPIHQMNCLNEDQSWELLQERVFGQQSCPLQLVEVGTKIAKNCGGLPLTIVVVAGLLLSSGNVMREEVWENVSENISSREPTIAIQCSKILCFSYDRLPLRLKPCFLYVAAFPEDSEIDVSKLIKLWVAEGFLKPNEQFKWLEDVGERYLEDLVNRSLLLVSKKGPDGKLETVGIHDMLREICITKAEEEEFLYHVSSKTNSGTEFVENPYRRLRIHCTKDFQEWKILDSSVRSVLLFSAKYQMPRIDLRSRHVGVLDAPRVTWPKLSHVISTFVNLRYLAFALDYASCPIGFPVSISKHPNLETIDVCIIDWGQESKLQVPYEILKMPKLRHLIWNDDFHLSYPSDIGIVHKSDLQTIETVVDFIFAEETVKILVNLKKLKVCYYMRDHNWDYFNLDNLFHLQNLEDLEISMLLIEADPWNHAFPIGLKKLTLIGVPFTWENMTIIGSLPNLQVLQMIGIIVTKFSEWKAVEGQFLQLKYFRSSFDYLVKWEMEKEHFPCLESLILQRAPWINEIPSGIGEIDTLQFIELQYCQKSLVNSAMQILKLQRENGNDAFHVRAIDYDGYGIFLNDYYANI, from the coding sequence ATGGCTGCTTATGCTGCTCTTCTTGCTCTTGCTCGATCTTTGCAAGAGATCTTGGATCTTCAACAGTATGTCGATCCTCTTCACCAAGAAAAAATCATTTATCTCCATGGAATAGTTGATTTTATAGTCAGTTTCCTTGATAATTATTCAGATAAGTATCACGAAACACGGGGTGGCGTGGGAAACGAAATTAGAATAGCTGCGTATGAAGCTCAAGATTTCATGGATTCGTATTATTGTTCGGTATTAACTACTGATGATAGGAGTTTTTCAGAGGCAAATCTCGACGAGGTGAAGTTGGGTCGAGACTTAACCATGGCCTTTGAAAGGATTGGTTTTATTTGGGAAGAGATGATTAAGATGAACAACAGTGACACGGCAAGAGATCTCCGATCCGTATCTTATTCTTCTCATGTTGATCATTCATCCACTGCAAAAAAAATGGTATTGGGATTTGAAGATGACTTGATCTCAATCAAAGAACGGTTGTACGAAGATTCAACTAAACTCAAAATTATCCCAATTGTTGGGATGGGAGGAATCGGGAAGACGACTCTAGCTAAAAGAGCTTATGATGATTCAATTCTTGCTCCGCATTTTGATATCTATGCATGGATCACAATTTCTGCAGAGTATCAAAGAGGACAAATTCTTTCAAGACTTCTTCGTAACTTGAAGAAACTCGATAAGGAACAATCTCATAATCAGAGTGATGCTGCATTGGAAACACTGGTGTACCGAAATCTCAGGGGTAGGCGGTATCTCATTGTGATTGATGATATTTGGAGTACGAAGGCTTGGGATGATTTTAAGATGATATTTCCAGATGATGACAATAGAAGTAGGATCTTGTTAACTACTAGAATATTGGATGTGGCTGTTCACTTGGGATCTTCTGATACTCCAATTCACCAAATGAACTGTTTAAATGAAGATCAGAGTTGGGAACTACTTCAAGAAAGGGTTTTTGGACAACAATCTTGTCCTCTCCAACTGGTGGAAGTCGGGACGAAGATTGCAAAAAATTGTGGGGGACTTCCCCTTACCATCGTGGTGGTTGCAGGACTACTTCTTTCTTCAGGCAACGTGATGAGGGAAGAAGTGTGGGAAAATGTTTCTGAAAATATAAGTTCTAGAGAGCCTACAATTGCCATTCAGTGCTCAAAGATACTGTGTTTTAGTTATGATCGGTTACCTCTTCGACTAAAACCATGCTTCCTATACGTAGCAGCTTTTCCTGAAGATTCTGAAATTGATGTTTCTAAGCTAATCAAGTTGTGGGTTGCTGAGGGATTTCTGAAACCAAATGAGCAGTTCAAATGGTTGGAAGATGTGGGGGAACGTTATTTGGAGGATCTGGTGAACAGAAGTTTGCTGTTAGTGAGCAAGAAAGGGCCTGACGGGAAACTCGAAACTGTTGGAATCCATGATATGTTGAGGGAGATTTGCATAACAAAAGCTGAAGAAGAGGAGTTTCTTTATCATGTGTCATCCAAAACCAATTCCGGAACAGAATTTGTAGAGAATCCATATCGCCGCCTAAGAATTCATTGCACGAAGGATTTTCAAGAATGGAAAATCCTAGATTCGAGCGTGCGTTCGGTTCTACTTTTCTCCGCGAAATATCAGATGCCAAGAATAGATCTAAGGTCTAGGCACGTCGGTGTCTTGGATGCACCCCGAGTAACTTGGCCGAAATTGTCACATGTAATCTCTACATTCGTCAATTTAAGGTACCTTGCTTTTGCCTTAGACTATGCATCATGCCCCATTGGATTTCCAGTCTCAATATCCAAACATCCCAATCTCGAAACTATAGATGTTTGCATCATCGACTGGGGACAAGAAAGTAAATTGCAAGTACCATATGAAATTTTGAAGATGCCGAAGTTAAGGCATCTGATCTGGAACGATGATTTTCATTTATCCTATCCCTCTGACATAGGAATTGTTCACAAAAGTGATCTACAAACAATTGAGACAGTTGTCGATTTTATATTTGCTGAGGAGACCGTCAAAATACTTGTGAATCTGAAGAAATTGAAAGTTTGTTATTATATGCGGGATCATAACTGGGATTATTTTAATCTCGACAACCTTTTCCATTTGCAAAACCTCGAGGACTTAGAAATCAGTATGCTCTTAATAGAGGCTGATCCCTGGAACCATGCTTTTCCAATCGGCCTTAAGAAGTTAACTCTAATTGGAGTCCCTTTTACTTGGGAAAATATGACCATAATTGGGTCCCTCCCGAATCTTCAAGTGCTCCAGATGATAGGTATTATAGTTACTAAATTTTCCGAGTGGAAAGCAGTGGAAGGTCAATTTCTTCAACTCAAGTATTTTCGTTCTTCCTTTGATTATTTGGTGAAGTGGGAAATGGAAAAGGAGCATTTCCCATGCCTTGAAAGCTTGATTCTTCAGCGTGCCCCGTGGATCAATGAGATTCCTAGTGGCATAGGAGAAATAGATACTCTTCAATTCATCGAGTTGCAATATTGTCAAAAATCACTGGTAAACTCAGCAATGCAAATTCTGAAGCTGCAACGTGAAAATGGAAACGATGCTTTTCATGTTCGTGCCATTGATTACGATGGATACGGCATTTTTTTGAACGATTATTATGCCAACATTTGA
- the LOC142528263 gene encoding uncharacterized protein LOC142528263, producing the protein MAGRPPRQNRNTRYANNNNNANDEGNVPPPQFSLNQADLMAIATIVATTLQGLVNPNANQPPPPPPQHGVKFHYESLRKNRCPTFQGDADPELGQNWLKSVETQMRLLEIPDALKVDVIVPFLEGKASKWWEAVSPAMLTAGPITWQRFRDAFLKQYFPAEVRLQKLSEFENLTQTPDMSVVEYTSQFNSLGSYAPTIMADEALKLHRFKNFLNSRIQSALAIYQPANFSDLMGAAIRAETDIQRREKEIRNKRHMNNQSSLGSQSFKKPNHSDRPSKGPSPASGYEAIKPCPTCHLRHLGECRRASGVCFGCGKPGHRMADCPAATNKTTGPGKGDESSSGANTNKPRENKPNARVFAMTQEEADDASDVVSGTIFIQQVPAYVLFDCGAIHSFMSKRFAKKLKRKPVKLTEPFRIATPTSRAIETDEIYRDCRISISKQTFSAD; encoded by the coding sequence ATGGCCGGTAGACCACCAAGACAAAACCGCAATACCCGATATgctaacaacaacaacaatgccAACGACGAAGGCAACGTACCTCCGCCTCAGTTCAGTCTTAATCAAGCAGACTTGATGGCCATAGCCACAATCGTGGCAACAACACTGCAAGGGTTAGTGAACCCGAATGCCAAtcaaccaccaccacctccaccgcAGCATGGAGTCAAGTTCCATTATGAATCACTGCGCAAGAACCGGTGCCCGACGTTCCAAGGGGACGCAGATCCTGAGTTAGGCCAAAACTGGTTGAAAAGCGTGGAAACTCAGATGCGACTGCTAGAAATACCCGATGCTCTTAAAGTGGATGTGATAGTACCCTTCCTTGAAGGTAAAGCAAGTAAGTGGTGGGAAGCAGTCTCCCCAGCCATGTTAACCGCCGGGCCAATCACATGGCAGCGCTTTCGAGATGCATTCCTCAAGCAGTACTTTCCAGCCGAAGTCAGGTTGCAAAAGTTGAGTGAGTTTGAAAATCTGACTCAAACTCCGGATATGTCAGTGGTAGAATACACATCTCAGTTTAATTCTCTTGGATCCTATGCACCGACAATCATGGCAGATGAAGCTCTGAAATTGCACCGCTTCAAAAATTTTTTGAACAGCAGAATCCAGTCGGCTTTGGCAATCTACCAACCTGCGAACTTTTCAGACTTGATGGGCGCAGCTATCCGAGCTGAAACTGATATCCAGCGCAGAGAGAAAGAGATTAGGAACAAAAGGCATATGAATAATCAGTCCTCTCTTGGCAGTCAGTCGTTCAAGAAACCGAACCATTCCGACAGACCATCTAAAGGGCCTTCGCCTGCCTCAGGCTACGAGGCCATTAAGCCTTGCCCAACTTGCCACTTACGACACCTGGGAGAATGTCGTAGAGCCAGCGGCGTCTGCTTTGGATGCGGGAAACCAGGACACCGTATGGCAGATTGTCCAGCCGCCACCAACAAAACAACTGGACCAGGTAAAGGAGACGAGTCAAGCTCAGGGGCGAATACCAATAAACCGCGGGAGAACAAACCGAATGCCAGGGTGTTTGCCATGACGCAGGAGGAGGCAGATGATGCAAGCGATGTTGTGTCAGGTACCATATTTATTCAGCAAGtgcctgcttatgtgttatttgactgTGGTGCCATACATTCCtttatgtctaagagatttgctaagaagctAAAACGTAAGCCCGTTAAGCTAACTGAACCCTTCCGAATAGCCACACCTACTAGTAGAGCTATTGAAACTGACGAAATCTACCGAGATTGTAGAATCAGTATCAGTAAGCAGACTTTTAGCGCCGACTAG
- the LOC142528264 gene encoding putative mitochondrial protein AtMg00860, whose translation MSFGLTNAPAAFMDLMNIVFKPFLDQCIVLFIDDILVYSPDETSHEEHLHLALQTLRENKLYAKFSKCEFWLKSVSFLGHVISKAGVSVDPKKVQAITEWPRPKNATDIRSFLGLAGYYRKFVEGFSSIAVPLTKLTQKNSKFIWDDGCEKSFQTLKEKLASTPVLILPRRK comes from the coding sequence ATGTCTTTTGGTCTTACCAACGCACCGGCAgcattcatggatctgatgaacatAGTATTCAAGCCATTCCTGGATCAGTGCATAGTgttattcatcgacgatatcctCGTCTATTCTCCTGATGAGACGAGCCATGAAGAACACCTTCACCTTGCGTTGCAAACTTTGAGAGAGAATAAGCTTTatgctaagttcagcaagtgtgaattctggctaaaGAGTGTGTCCTTCCTGGGACATGTAATTTCGAAAGCAGGAGTGTCAGTGGATCCAAAGAAAGTACAAGCAATCACAGAATGGCCGAGACCGAAGAACGCCACCGATATCAGAAGCTTTCTTGGATTGGCAGGCTACTATCGGAAGTTTGTCGAAGGGTTCTCCTCGATAGCCGTGCCACTGACgaagctcacacagaagaattCTAAATTTATTTGGGATGACGGTTGTGAGAAGAGTTTCCAGACACTGAAAGAGAAACTCGCATCCACGCCAGTATTGATCCTGCCCCGCAGAAAATAA
- the LOC142528265 gene encoding uncharacterized protein LOC142528265 → MIVDKVKIVREKLKAAQDRQKSWADLKRRPVEFKVGDKAYVKVSPMRGVVRFSKAGKLNPRYVGPFEILEKVGTLACRLALPPNMSRVHKVFHVSQLRRYIPDPSHVLEVEPLLIERNLGEELKYEEVPIRIVDTKEQVLRRRIIPYVKVQLYHNAI, encoded by the coding sequence ATGATTGTGGACAAAGTTAAGATTGTCCGAGAGAagctcaaggcagctcaagaccgacAGAAGAGCTGGGCAGATCTTAAAAGAAGACCTGTAGAGTTCAAGGTGGGCGATAAGGCTTATGTGAAAGTCTCGCCTatgagaggagttgtcagattcagTAAAGCCGGGAAGCTGAACCCTCGATATGTTGGACCCTTTGAAATCTTAGAAAAAGTGGGCACGCTAGCATGCAGACTGGCACTGCCACCGAACATGTCAAGGGTCCACAAGGTGTTCCATGTATCCCAACTGAGGAGGTACATTCCAGACCCAAGTCACGTTTTAGAGGTAGAACCACTCTTAATCGAAAGGAACTTGGGAGAAGAACTGAAATACGAAGAAGTACCCATCAGAATTGTGGACACCAAAGAACAGGTTCTTAGACGACGTATTATCCCCTACGTCAAGGTACAGTTGTATCACAATGCAATATAA